Below is a window of Edaphobacter bradus DNA.
ATCCAATTGGTACGCCGGTGGAATCGCGAACTTTCTTTCGAGCTCAGAGCAGCAGGTTTCTCTACGCTCTACTTTGGGAGCAGCTTTGGCTACGCGCCCCATCTTCACGAACCGCAACAACTTGACTGTTGTGAGTGGACTCGCTTTGACGCTTGAGCGAGACTCCCAAAACGCCGTCAGCAGTGCACGTACGGAGGCATTGGACTCCGCCTTCTCACTGGAATACTCAACATTCCGGTTTGATTCGACGACCTTCAATACATCGGTCTGGCTCTATCCAAGCCTTACCTCGCCGGGTCGCGTGCGCATGACTTTGAATCAGGACGTGTACTACAAATTCCTCCATGACTTTTATGTCCGCTTGAGCTTTTACGATAACTACGACAACCAGCCGGTCGTAGGTGCGCCGACCAACAACTTTGGCGGATCGACAACCCTAGGATGGTCGTTTCATTAGGGTTAGTGTGGACGGCACCTGGCCCGGTGTATTAACGATTTCGCGCGGTTTCTAAGAGGGGAGGGGCTGCCCTCAGACATGGCCCGCAGACGCCCTATGTGCAGCCTAAGTAGGATCGAGGTTATAGCTGATGTCGTTCAGCCAGCCTGCAACGAAGTCCTCGTCCTTGGGATCAAGCTCGTAGGCATCATTGAGCAGGAGCATTGTTGCCCAGTACACAAGCGCTCGCTCAGAGATCAAGCCAAGCCGTTTGTGTTCCAGCGCCTTAGAGATGTGATCGCGTGTGATCGGTATACCTGGTTCCGGCACTCTAAAGTGAGTGCTTGCTGTCCGCACCTCGGGCTCTAAATTGAACTTGAAAATCCCCGCTAGGGAGCGGCGCTCACGGGCGACATACAGAAGCAAAAATACGTTTATTACCGATGCACCGGACATCGCGGCAAGTGCGACCTTCCACGCTTCCGCGAGGAAGACCTTGCCCAACGCTTAGGAGAGCCTCTGAAAGGCCTCCAAGTGCCGGAGGAAGTCGTCTCTCAGATCGTTTCCTTACGTAAAGATCAGCAGCAGTCTGCCAGCAAAGTGAACGCGGAACGTTCGCGGCTGGAGGCTCGGTTGACAGCTATTCGTAAGCGGATGGACGACGCTTACAACGACAAGCTCGACGGCAAAATCCCGGAGGACTACTGGGAACGAAAGATGAGCGATTGGCGAATGGAAGAGCAGCAGGTCAAGATGGCGATGAACGGCCTGAACAGCCCGATACCAGTGACCGCGCTCTAGACGCGCGAAGGATTTTCGAACTCGCGAATAAGGCCTATTTACTGTATGTTTCGCAGGATTCGACCGAAAAGGCCAAATTGCTCAGAATGCTATTTTCGAACTGCTCGGTGGACGCCGTAAGTGTAACGCCCACATACAGAAAACCCTTCGACATCATATTCGAGAGAGCCAAATCTGAAGAATGGTCGGGGCGAGAGGATTCGAACCTCCGACCCCCTGGTCCCGAACCAGGTGCGCTACCAGACTGCGCTACGCCCCGAACTATTATTGTTGCAATAAGATGCCGGCGACGAGGAACGTTCCGTGTCATGCAAGCTCTGGGAGCGCTTGCCGGCTCGCTCCACCGACTGGATTAGTTTAGCAGAAATTCGGGTCGCTGGCGGAGGTGAACAATCCGCGGGTCCCGGTCTCACAAGAAAGCGTACTTGATATACTAAGCGGCAGATGGTGTCCTCGATCAAGCGCGCGTGTTGTTGTTGCTGCATGAGCCTTGCGCCGTGTTGTCGTCGCTAGCGACCCGTCTTCCTTCCTTAATTATTCAACCCTTTTGAAGTTCAAGCGCTGTGAACCTGCATTTGCCGCTGGGCGCAGTGTCTTCACGGAGATTCTCTATCCAATGATTGGTCTGGAACAAGAAGCAGTAAGCCCACCGGCGCAGTTGAACCATCTGCAGGCCCTTGAGGCTGAGAGTATCGCGATTCTGCGAGAGGCCGTGGCGGAGTTTGCGCGGCCGGTGATGCTGTACTCGATCGGGAAGGACTCCTCCGTGATGCTGCGCCTGGCGCAGAAGGCGTTCTATCCTGGGAAGATTCCCTTTCCGCTGCTTCACGTCGATACCAGTTACAAGTTTCCCGAGATGATCCAGTTCCGCGATGCATATGCGCGAGAGATCGGCGCGGAGCTGATTGTGCATCGCAACGAAGAGGCGATTGCGGCAGGCGCAAATCCTTACACGCTGGGGACGCAGAACTGCTGCGGCCTGCTGAAGACGCGGAGTCTGCTGGATGCGCTGGCGGAGGGCGGCTTCGACGCAGCGTTTGGCGGTGCTCGCAGGGATGAGGAGAAGAGCCGGGCCAAGGAGCGCGTGTACAGCTTTCGCGACGGCGCGGGGCAGTGGGACCCGAAGAACCAGCGGCCGGAGCTGTGGAGTCTGTACAACTCGCGGCTGCGCAAGGGAGAGAGCATCCGCGTGTTCCCGCTCTCGAACTGGACCGAGATGGACATCTGGCTCTACCTGTATGCGGAGAGGATTCCGATTGTGCCGTTGTACTTCGCCAAGGAGCGGCCGCTGGTGGTGCGGGGTGGCGCGTTGACTCTGTACAGCGAAGGAATGAAGCTTCTGCCAGGCGAGAAGGTAGAGACGGTGAAGGTAAGGATGCGTTCGTTGGGCTGCGCGCCGTGCACGGGCGCGATCCGCAGCGAAGCAGACACGCTGCCGAAGATCATCGAGGAGCTGATGACGTTCCGGAGGAGCGAGCGCGAGAACCGCGCGATCGACCATGACGAAGAGGGCTCGATGGAAGTGAAGAAGCGGGAGGGCTACTTCTAATGGTTGAGGCGAGAGAGTACGTCGCGAGCAGTGAGTTTGATTCGTTTCTTGAGGCGCACCTCGGGCAGGAGATGCTGCGGTTCACCACGGCCGGTAGCGTGGATGACGGCAAAAGCACGCTGATCGGGCGGCTGCTGCACGACACCAAGAGCGTGTATGAGGATCAGCTCGCTGCGGTGAAGAAGAGCAGGGTGAATCGCGCCGCGGGCGGCCATGTGGATTTTTCGCTGCTGACGGATGGCCTGAAGGCCGAACGCGAACAGGGCATCACCATCGATGTGGCCTACCGTTATTTTTCGACGGCGCGGCGGAAGTTCATCATCGCGGATACTCCAGGGCATGAGCAGTACACGCGCAACATGGCGACGGGAGCCTCGACCGCAGATGTGGCCATCGTGCTGATCGACGCGAAGGCGTTTCTGCGCGAAGGCGGGCTGCTGTCGCAGTCGAAGCGGCATACCTACATCGCTGCATTGCTGAGGATTCCACATGTAGTGGCTGCGGTCAACAAGATGGACCTCGTCGGATACTCGGAGGAGACCTTCGCCTCGATCCGCAGCGAGTTCAGCGAGCTGGCTTCAAGGCTGGGAGTGCGGAGCGTTACGGCGATTCCGGTGAGCGCGCTCGAAGGCGACAACGTGGTTACCCCGAGCGCGGCGATGCCGTGGTATGAAGGGCCGACGCTGCTGGAGTATCTGGAGACGGTACCTCTGCACGAGGGTGAGGCCAAGGGGCCGCTGCGTTTTCCGGTCCAGTTGGTGCTGAGGCCGGACGCGGAGTTTCGCGGATTTGCAGGGCAGGTGGCTCGCGGCGTATTGCGCGCCGGGCAGCGAGTAAAGGCGCTGCCTTCAGGCCGCGAGACGGTCGTGCGCAGGATAGTGACGTACGACGGCGATCTTGCTGCCGCTACGCATCCCCAGAGCGTTACGGTGGAACTCGAGGATGAGATCGACCTGAGCCGCGGCGAGATGCTAGTGGATGCCAGCGATGCAGCGCCTGAGGTGAGCCGTCGATTCCGCGCCATGGTGGTGTGGATGCACGAGGAGCCGCTGGTGCCGGGACGCACGTATATCGCCAAGCACACGACCCGCATGGTGCGTGCGACGGTGCGGGCGATCCGGTATCGCGTGGATATTGGCTCGCAGGAGCATGGTTCGGCGGAGCGGCTGGCGATGAACGAGATTGCCGAGGTGGAGTTCGAGACGAACCTGCCGCTCTTCTTCGATGCCTATGCGGAGGATCGCAACATCGGGTCGCTGATCCTGATCGACGGCCTGACGAACGCCACAGTTGGCGCGGCGATGATCGTTGGCGCAGTTGCGGTATCCGATACGTACGTGGCGCGGGCAGTCCTGGTGCTGGTGCCGTCCAGGCCGGAGCTTGCCGAGCGCGTGCGTGATGGGCTGGGAGCGCGGGGCGAGAGGGCCGCGGTCGTCGACGATGCGCTGATTCCCGAGAGTGCCGTAGCCGCTGCCGTGCGCGCACTGCAATTGGCTGGAGTAGTTGCGGTGTCGTCGCGTGAGTTGTCTGCGGAGTCGCTCGCGCAGATTGAGAGCTTTGCCGAGGGCGGTGTGGTGTTGGGCGAGGGATTAGACGATAACGAAGTTCTACGGCTGGCAGGAGTGAAGGAATGAGCGTGATCGAGACATCGGTAGACTATGAGGCGACGAGCGCAGAGGCGTTGGTGGAGCAGGTCGTACGCGAGTCGCAGGGCAAAGGCGTTTGTCTGACGAGCAGCTTCCAGACTGAAGATATGGTCGTGCTGCATCTGCTGCGCCAGCATCTGCCGGATGTGCTGGTGATCTTTCTTGAGACGGGCTACCACTTCAAGGAATTGATCGCCTATCGCGACCGGATGACTGCGGAGTGGGGCTTGAATCTCATCAACGCTCTGCCGGAGTTGACGGTTCCTCAGTACGAGGCGCAGTTCGGCAAGCTGCACATTGTTCAGCCGACAGCGTGCTGCCAGGCGCGCAAGGTAGAGCCTCTGATGCGTTCGCTGGAGCCTTTCGACTGGTGGTTTACCGGGCTGCGCAGAGAGCAGTCGCCGACGCGCGCGGGGCTGAAGAAGGTGGAGGACCATCGGACTCCGACAGGCAAGCATCTGAAAAAGGTGAGCGTGCTGGCGGATTGGAACTGGGCGCGCGTGACGGAATATGCGCAGCTGCACGGCATTCCGCAGCTTGAGCTCTACGCACGCGGATACACGAGCATCGGTTGTGAGCCGTGCACGGCCATTCCCGAGGCGGGGGCCGATGCCCGCAGCGGACGCTGGGGCGGCAAGAAGCTGGAGTGCGGCATCCACACCTTCTCGGAGAAGGCCTGAGGAGTGCGCGCGGTCAAAGAGTTGGCTGCTGCCGCGCAAAAAGGACTAAGCTGATTCCATGATGGAGCGGCGGCAGATCGTTCAGCTTTGGCGGCTGGGCGGAGCCTCGGTGATGGTGACGCTGGTGCGCGTAGAGGGCTCGAGCTACCGGCGGGCTGGTGCTAGGCTGCTGCTCGCGCAGAGTGGAGAATACGCCGGGACGATCAGCGGAGGATGCCTTGAGGCTGAGGTGATCCGCAAGGCGGCCTGGATGGTGCGCGAAGGCGCTAGGGTGCAGCGCTACTCGACGATGTTCGACGATACGGCGGAGGTTCCGTTTGGGCTAGGTTGCGGCGGAGTCGTGGATCTGCTGCTGGAGCGTGCGGATACTCCGGAGTGCAGCGCGCTGATGAGCGCGATGGAGGGAACTCTCTCCGGAACAACCGCCGTGGTGGTGACATGGCTTCCGGGTGAGGGCAGGGCGCTTCGACGTGTTGTGCTGGTGGAGGGAGCGGTGGTCTTTGCCAGCGAAGGACTGAGCGAGAAGAAGATTGAGTGCGCTCGGGGGCTGCGAGCAAATGAGCAATATGAAGGCCGCTTCGTCGAGGAGCTTCGCGCGCCGCAGCGTTTGTTTGTGCTGGGAGCGGGTGACGATGCAAGGCCATTGGTGAGCATGGCCGCATTGATGGGCTGGAGTGTGGTCGTAGCGGACGGTCGCTCCCAGTTGGCACGTGCCGAGCGGTTTCCTGCGGCGGAGCGTGTTGTAGCGGACGGTGTGAATAGCTTGGGTATCAAGG
It encodes the following:
- the cysD gene encoding sulfate adenylyltransferase subunit CysD — its product is MIGLEQEAVSPPAQLNHLQALEAESIAILREAVAEFARPVMLYSIGKDSSVMLRLAQKAFYPGKIPFPLLHVDTSYKFPEMIQFRDAYAREIGAELIVHRNEEAIAAGANPYTLGTQNCCGLLKTRSLLDALAEGGFDAAFGGARRDEEKSRAKERVYSFRDGAGQWDPKNQRPELWSLYNSRLRKGESIRVFPLSNWTEMDIWLYLYAERIPIVPLYFAKERPLVVRGGALTLYSEGMKLLPGEKVETVKVRMRSLGCAPCTGAIRSEADTLPKIIEELMTFRRSERENRAIDHDEEGSMEVKKREGYF
- the cysN gene encoding sulfate adenylyltransferase subunit CysN, with protein sequence MVEAREYVASSEFDSFLEAHLGQEMLRFTTAGSVDDGKSTLIGRLLHDTKSVYEDQLAAVKKSRVNRAAGGHVDFSLLTDGLKAEREQGITIDVAYRYFSTARRKFIIADTPGHEQYTRNMATGASTADVAIVLIDAKAFLREGGLLSQSKRHTYIAALLRIPHVVAAVNKMDLVGYSEETFASIRSEFSELASRLGVRSVTAIPVSALEGDNVVTPSAAMPWYEGPTLLEYLETVPLHEGEAKGPLRFPVQLVLRPDAEFRGFAGQVARGVLRAGQRVKALPSGRETVVRRIVTYDGDLAAATHPQSVTVELEDEIDLSRGEMLVDASDAAPEVSRRFRAMVVWMHEEPLVPGRTYIAKHTTRMVRATVRAIRYRVDIGSQEHGSAERLAMNEIAEVEFETNLPLFFDAYAEDRNIGSLILIDGLTNATVGAAMIVGAVAVSDTYVARAVLVLVPSRPELAERVRDGLGARGERAAVVDDALIPESAVAAAVRALQLAGVVAVSSRELSAESLAQIESFAEGGVVLGEGLDDNEVLRLAGVKE
- a CDS encoding phosphoadenylyl-sulfate reductase produces the protein MSVIETSVDYEATSAEALVEQVVRESQGKGVCLTSSFQTEDMVVLHLLRQHLPDVLVIFLETGYHFKELIAYRDRMTAEWGLNLINALPELTVPQYEAQFGKLHIVQPTACCQARKVEPLMRSLEPFDWWFTGLRREQSPTRAGLKKVEDHRTPTGKHLKKVSVLADWNWARVTEYAQLHGIPQLELYARGYTSIGCEPCTAIPEAGADARSGRWGGKKLECGIHTFSEKA
- a CDS encoding XdhC family protein; this encodes MMERRQIVQLWRLGGASVMVTLVRVEGSSYRRAGARLLLAQSGEYAGTISGGCLEAEVIRKAAWMVREGARVQRYSTMFDDTAEVPFGLGCGGVVDLLLERADTPECSALMSAMEGTLSGTTAVVVTWLPGEGRALRRVVLVEGAVVFASEGLSEKKIECARGLRANEQYEGRFVEELRAPQRLFVLGAGDDARPLVSMAALMGWSVVVADGRSQLARAERFPAAERVVADGVNSLGIKASDAVVVMTHSYEQDREILTALLPVAPRYFGVLGARHRSSLLLSEAAARIGLSVAACCERIYAPVGLDLGGDGPEAIALAVLAEAQAVCEGRLGASRRLTAEDVARYVNEGGVARYLPQCALDEVR